The Longimicrobiaceae bacterium genomic interval CTCGTACACGGCCTGGTAGCTCGCGACCATGGCCTCGGTGCTGAAGCGCTCCTCCACCTGGGCGCGTCCGGCCCGCGCGAGTCGCGCGCGCCGGTCCGGGTCCCCGGCGAGGTCGTGGATCGCGCCGGCCAGCGCCGCCGGATCGCGCGTGGGCACCAGCACCCCGCTGACACCGTCCTCGACGATCTCCTCCGGACCGCCGCAGCGCGTCGCCACCGTCGGCACGCCGCACGCGAGCGCCTGCACGGTCGAAAGGGAGAACCCTTCCGTGTGCGAGCTGATCGCGTAGATGTCCAGGTTGTTCATGATCCGGGGCACGTCGTCCCTGAACCCGGCGAAGTGCACGCTGTCGCGCAGGCCCAGACGGTCGCGCAGGGCGAGCAGGTCCTGGTACATGCGGCCCCGGTTGTCTCCGACGATGACGAAGCGGTACATCTCGGAGCGCTGCCGCAGCAGCGCTGCCGCCTGCAGCAGGTCCGGGTACGCCTTTGCCGTGCGCAGGTTGCCCACCGCCCCCACCAGCACCTCGCCGGGCCGGATCCCCAGCTCCCGCCGCAGCTCCGAGTCGGAGCCGGGGCGGAACGTCCGGGCATCGATCCCGTTGTGGATGACCCGGGTGCGCGCCGGGTCGAGGCGGTTCTCGCCGAGCACGCTCCGCCGGAGCGACTCGGAGACGAAGACGACCCGGTTCTTGCGGCGGTCGATGATGCGGAACTTGGCGGCGCGGTGTGACTCGTCCGGCGCCACGTCGGCCTGGCCGTGAAAAGTGCAGACCACCGGGACGCCGCTGAGGCGCCCGGCAAGGCTCCCGTACACGCTGGGGCCGAGGAGATGGGCGTGGATCAGCTCCACCCGGTGCCGCCGCACCACCCCCAGCAGTGCGCGCAGGTAGGGGAGGTCGAACGCCCTCTGCGGGGCGACCATCAGCGGATCGATCCCCTCCGGCTGGAGGGCCTGCGACAGCCACCCCGCTTCGGACACCGCCACCACCGGCCGCCACCGTTCGCGGGGGAGCCCGGTGGCCAGGTTGAAGAGGATGGTCTCCGCCCCGCCGGGGCCCGCCATGTCGATCAGGTGGAGTATGGTCCTGCGCCGTGCGTCGCGCGGCTCGGTCAAAGCTTCGGCTCCGGTGAACTTGCTGCGAGGGCGGGCGCTCATGCTGCCGGTGCCCGCCCCGTGGGCAGGGGGCATACCAGAACCTCGCCGGGGCTGCGGACCCTCGCAAGCCCGTGACGGGGCTGCCGGGGCTTTCCGGCGGGACCCCTCGCTGTGGCATCCATGCCGCTTGGGTGTTGGACGGATGCAACACGACCGCGGCGCCCCGGGGGGTGCGCGTCGGCGAGGCTCGCACGAACTCTGCTGCCAGGGCCGGTGCCGGAGCCCCGCGGCAGCGGCCGGCGGCACGGAACAGCGTATGCTACCTGCCGCTGCGGGCGCCGCTTCCGCGAGGGCGCCCGCCTTCCATCCGGGCCTCACCTCCAGGGATGCACGGGAGCACTCGTCCGCAGCCGACAAGGATTTTCGGCGTTCATGACCGGCAAGACAAAGAGCCTGGGGAAGCAGTCGGCGATCTACGGGGCGGGGATCATCGTGGGGAAGCTCGCCAGCTTCATCATGCTCCCCGTGTACACCCGCTATCTCACCCCGGCGGACTACGGGGTGCTGGAGCTGCTGTCGATGACCATCGACGTGATCGGGATGATCGCGGGGATGGGCATCGGTGCGGCCGTCTTCAAGTTCTACTCGGACGCGGACGACGCGACGGCCAAGAACCGGGTGATCAGCACGGCCGGCATCAGCACGGCCGTGCTCGGCGCGGTGACCGCCGCGCTCGGGCTGCTGCTCGCGCCGCTGCTCACCCGCCTCGTGATCGGCGAGGGCGCGGACCCGCTGTACCTGCGGATCTTCTTCCTCACGTACCTGTTCCAGAGCTGCGAGCACGTCCCGATGATGCTGCTCCGCGCCCGACAGCAGGCGGGGCGGGTGGTCACGCGGAACGTCGCGCGGCTGGTCCTCAACCTCTCGCTCAGCATCCTGTTCGTCGTCTACTTCCAGATGGGGGTGCTGGGCGTCCTGCTGAGCGGCCTGATCACGGGCGCCGTCATGGCGGTGGTGCTCAGCGTGTACCTGGTCCGCGAGGTGGGGCTCCGCTTCTCGGCGGACCGCTTCGGGGCGATGGTGCGCTTCGGGAGCCCCATGGTGCTCTGGACGCTGGGGAGCTTCGTCCTGGTCTTCTCGGACCGCTTCTTCCTGAACCACTACGTCGGCACCGCCGAGGTGGGGATCTATTCGCTGGCGTACAAGTTCGCCTTCATGCTGAGCGCGCTCGCGTTTTCCCCGTTCGACCTGGTGTGGGACCCGCACCGCTACGAGGTGGCGAAGCGCTCCGACGCAAAGGAGGTGTACGCGCGGGTGTTCCTCTACATGAACGTGGCGGTGGGGCTGGGGGCGCTGGGCATCTCGCTGTTCGTGAAGGACTTCCTGGGCGTGATGTCCGATCCCGCCTTCCTCCCGGCCTACCGGTTCGTTCCGCTCCTGCTCCTTGCCCAGACGTTCTCCCATTGGGTAAGCTACGTGACCCTGGGCCTCTTCGTGAGCAGCAACACTCGGGCGCTGGGGCACATCGCCTTCCTGGCGGTGGTGTCCACCCTGGTGCTGAACTTTCTCCTGGTTCCACGGTTCGGCATCGTCGGGGCGACCTCGGCCACCGTCGTCGCGTACGCGCTGCGCTTCTTCTGGACGTACCGCTCGGCCCAGCGGCACTACCCCATCCAGTACGGGTGGGGCGCCATCGCCCGGCTGTACGGGATCTTCGGCGCCGCGGTGGCGCTGCGCTGGGCCGTGCAGCCGGACCACCTCCCCGGCTCGCTCGCCTGGAGCACGCTTCTCATGCTGGCCGCGACGGCGCTGGTGTACCGGCACATCCTGGGTCCGGCGGAGCGGAGCTGGGTCCGCTCCTTCTTCGCGCGTTCGCGGGTCGGGCTCGCGCTGGGGGCGTCGCGGGCGTGAGTGCCTACCCGCCTGCCGGGGGGCGCGTGGAGGCGTCGGCCCCGCCCGCCGTGAGCATCATCATCCCCGTGTACAACACGGCGGCGTTCGTGGCGGACGCGCTGGACTCCGTCCTGGCGCAGACCTTCTCGGACTACGAGGTTCTCGTGGTCAACGACGGCTCCCCCGACACGGAGCTGCTGGAGCGGGAGCTGGAGCCGTATTCGGAGCGCATCCGCTACCTCCGCCAGGAGAACGCGGGGGTCAGCACCGCCCGCAACAACGCCCTGGCCGTGGCGCGGGGGCGCTACGTGGCCATGCTCGACAGCGACGACAGGTGGCACCCGGAGTACCTCGCTTCGCAGGTGGCGGTGCTGGATGCGGACCCGTCCGTCCACGTGGTGTACCCCGACGCGCTCCGCTTCGGGGGCGGGCCGGAGCAGCGGTACTCGGAACAGTACCCGGTGGGTGGGGAGATCACCTTCGGCCGGGTGCTTGCGCGGGAGCGCCAGGTGTACGGTGGGGTGACCGCCCGCATGGACGCCGTCGTAGCGGCGGGGATGTACGACCCGGAGCTGCGGATGGCCGAGGACTTCGAGCTCTGGCTGCGGATCCTCCACCGGGGCGGCCGCATCGTGTACAACGACCGGGTGCTGGCCTACTACCGCTACCGGCCCGGCAGCCACACGAGCAGCCATCGGCCGATGCTGGAGAACCTGGCGCGGGTGCTCGACAAGGTGGGCCGCACCATGGAGCTGGAGCCCGGCGAGCGGGAGGTGCTGGAGCGGCAGCGCGCCTGGGTCCACTCGAAGCTGGCGCTCCAGGACGGCAAGGACGCCTTCCGCGCCGGGGACATTCGGACCGCCGTCCAGAAGCTGCGGGAGGCGAGGGCCCTTTCCACCCGCCGCAACCTCAAGGTGTCCCTGGTGCTCGCGCTCCTGCGGATCGTCCCCGGACCGCTGCGCGGCCTGTACCTGCTGCGCGAGCGGCTGCACGCGGCGCGCTCGCAGCGCGCCGCCACGGGGTAGGGCGGGGCACCGCCTGCCCGAGCCCGAGCTTCCCAACCGACCCGATCGGCCTCTCTCCTCACGCCCTGGATCCGTCCCGATGCTCGCTCGCCGCCACGCCCCCGACGACTTCGTCCGCTGGAACCGCGCCCACGGTGCTCCCTTCGGCGCGCAGCTGCGCGCCGAGGGGCTGCTCGGCCGCCTCCTTCCCCGGTCGGTCCTGACCCGGCTGCGCGGGCCGTTCTCGATCCAGCCCAACAACAACACCCGCGCATTCGAGTACCCCTGGGCCTTTCACGCGGCGGAGCCCCGGCCGGGCCTCGACGTGCTGGAGATCGGGGGGGGGCTCAGCGGCTTCCAGTTCGTGCTCTCCCGTCTGGGGTGCCGCGTGGTCAACGTCGATCCGGGAATGGAGGCCACCGGCGTCGGCTGGCCCTGCGACGCCGCGTCCATGCGGCGCCTGAACGGGCTGTTCGGGACGACCGTGGAGCTGCGCAACACCGTGCTCGAAGCCGCGGGCCTGGCGGACGAGTCGTTCGACCTGGTCTTCAGCATCAGCGTGCTGGAGCATCTCCCCGAGCATGAGATCGCCAACGCGGTCCGCGAGGCTTTCCGGGTGCTCCGGCCCGGCGGCCGCCTGGTGATGACCGTGGACCTGTTCCTCAACATCAGGCCGTTCACCACGGAGGAGCGGAACCGCTACGGCACGAACGTGGACCTCCGCTGGCTGCTCGATCAGGCGCCGTTCGAGCTGGAGCAGGGCACTCCCGCGGAGCTGTACGGCTTCGACGAGTTCTCCGCCGAGAGGGTGCTCGCCCGGCTGGACGAGCTGCTCGTCGGCGACTACCCGGCTGCGGCGCAATGCCTGGTCCTGCGGAAGCCCTGATCCCCGCGGCGGGCGGCGCCTGCCGCGGGGAGGACCGCGCACACGTGCTCTTCCTCGCCAAGCAGTTCCCCTGGCCCACCAACGTGGGCGCGCGCCAGCGCTCCTTCCACGTGGCGCGGGGGCTGGCGCGCACGCACGAGGTGACGGTCGCCGCGCTGGACGACCCGCCGCCCCCCGAGGCGCAGCGGGCGTTCCTTGCCGCCTCGGGCTGCGCCCGGGTGCTGTTCGTCCCTCCCTCCACCTGCCGGGGGATGCAGCCCGTCGGGGCCCCCGCGCCCCGGCTGGTCCGCGCGCTGCGCGCCGTCCGGGGGCTCGTCCGCTCTCCCCTCCCCGATGCCCTGCTGTACTGGTGGTCGGACGCGCTGGTGAGCGAGCTGGCGAAGGTGCGCCGCGAGAGGCACGTCGACGTGGTCTTCGCCTCCCAGTCGTGGATGGCCGAGCACGCGCGCGCGGCCGGCTTCGAGCGCATCGTGGTGGACGTCGACGACCTGCTGAGCGTCATCTCCCGGCAGCAGCTGCGGCAGCGCGGGTGGTACCCGCGGAAGCCGCTGGACGTGCTGCGCGCCGCCCAGGAGCGCGCGTACGAGCGCTCGCTGCCGTTGCGCTTCACCCGCGTGCTCGTGGCCAAGGACGAGGACCGCCGATTCTTCCCTGCCGCGGTGCGCGAGCGCGTGGCGGTGCTCCCCAACGGCGTTTCCGTGCCGGATGCGCCGGCCCCGGCACCCGAGCGCGCCGACACGCTCCTGTTCGTGGGCACCCTGGGGTACCCGCCCAACGTGGACGCGGTGACCTGGTTTGCCCGCGAGGTGCTGCCGCTGGTCTGGGAGGCTCGCCCCGACGTGCGCTTCCAGGTGGCGGGCTTCGGCAGCGGGGCGCACCTGGCGCCGGTGCTCGCCGACTCCCGGTGCGCGGTGGCGGAGTCGCCGCCGGAGCTGGCGCCGTTCTACGCCGCGGCGGCCGTGGTCGTCACCCCGGTCCGCACGGGAGGCGGCACGCGAATCAAGATCCTGGAGGCGCTGGCGCACGGAAAGGCGCTGGTGAGCACCCGCTTCGGGCCGGAGGGGCTGTCGCTGCGCGGCGGCGTGGACCTGGAGTTCGCGGACACCCCGCGGGCCATGGCCGACAGCTGCCTGGCGCTGCTCGGGGACCCCGTCCGGCGCCGCGTGCTGGGCACGGCCGGCCGCGCCCACGTGGCGGAGCGGTTCGACTGGAGGCGGATCGAGGAGAGGCTCGATTCGCTCCTCCCGCTGCCCGGCCCCTGAACGGGGGCAGGGCGACAGGCGAAGACGCAGTCGGGCGCCCGGGATTCCCGGGCGCCCGATCTTCTTTCCCCCGCCGAGCCCGCCCGCCCTCGAGGATCAGGCCACGGACCCGGACCGGTAGTAGCCGCCCCGCCCCGTCCGGGGTCCGTGGGCCGGCACAGGCACCGGGCGGGAGGCCGTCGTACCACCGCCGGCCCGGATCTCCCGCGCCTTGTTCACGGCGCACACGTGCAGCGCGACCGTCATGGCCAGGTTGATCCAGAAGAACGGGTAGTAGAGCACGGTGACGAAGAAGCCGCTCCCGAGGAACCCGATCAGCGCCCCGTCCAGGCCATGCGCCATCTGGTGAAGGAACGCGTGGTCCCCGGGAAGGGTCCGGAGGACCTTGCGGGTCTTGAAGTTCACCACGAAGGTCGCGCCGATCAGCAGGACGAACGCGGCCAGCCCCAGATAGCCGAGCTCCGCCACCGCCTCGATGAAGATGTTGTGCGGGAGCTGGCCGGCCGGGTTGTAGTACGACTTGTAGTAGGGGAGCCAGTTCGCATATCCGATCCCGAGCACCGGGTGGTCGGCGGCGATCTCCAGCCCGTGCTTCCAGTACGTGATGCGCGTGGTGGACGTCTCGTCCTCGCCCGCGCTCCTGAAGCGCTCCTTCTGCTCCTCGGGCGTCACGGCGACGACCAGGGCGACGGCGAGGGCCGCCGGCACCAGCACCCGGAACCGGTGCCTGGACCGTGCCACCATCCACGCCAGCGTCAGCGCCCCCCCCACCAGCGCACCCCGGGAGGAGGAGGCGATCATGCTCATGACCGCCGTGACGGGAAACAAGAGAAAGAAGAGCCTCTGCCACTTCCCCCAGTGCTTCCACATGGCGATGACGAACCCGGCCGCCAGGGGGAAGAAGATGCACATCTGGATCCCGAACTCGCCGGAGTTGTGGAACCATCCGGGGCCGCCCGTCGCACCCCAGTCGCGGAATCCGAAGCCGATCGACATCCAGGAGCGCGCCCCGTGCTGCGACATCTTGAAGCTGTACAGGAGGAACGCGAGCATGAACACGAAGAAGCGCCGCTCCGTCGTCACCACGTTCGTGATGAGGATGAAGACCACGATCCAGTTCACGTACACGGAGTAGCCCGCGAACGAAGCCTCCGTGGAGTACGCCGTGACGGACGACGCCACGAGCACCAGCGTGTAGAAGCCCAGCAGGGCGGAGATGATCGTGGGAAAACGGGCCAGCTTGCCCTCGAGCAGCGCGGTCAGGACCGCCAGGATGAGAAGCGACTGCGCCCAGGGCAGAACGTTGATGGAGGTGTAGATCTGCTGCGG includes:
- a CDS encoding oligosaccharide flippase family protein, whose amino-acid sequence is MTGKTKSLGKQSAIYGAGIIVGKLASFIMLPVYTRYLTPADYGVLELLSMTIDVIGMIAGMGIGAAVFKFYSDADDATAKNRVISTAGISTAVLGAVTAALGLLLAPLLTRLVIGEGADPLYLRIFFLTYLFQSCEHVPMMLLRARQQAGRVVTRNVARLVLNLSLSILFVVYFQMGVLGVLLSGLITGAVMAVVLSVYLVREVGLRFSADRFGAMVRFGSPMVLWTLGSFVLVFSDRFFLNHYVGTAEVGIYSLAYKFAFMLSALAFSPFDLVWDPHRYEVAKRSDAKEVYARVFLYMNVAVGLGALGISLFVKDFLGVMSDPAFLPAYRFVPLLLLAQTFSHWVSYVTLGLFVSSNTRALGHIAFLAVVSTLVLNFLLVPRFGIVGATSATVVAYALRFFWTYRSAQRHYPIQYGWGAIARLYGIFGAAVALRWAVQPDHLPGSLAWSTLLMLAATALVYRHILGPAERSWVRSFFARSRVGLALGASRA
- a CDS encoding glycosyltransferase family A protein, with the protein product MSIIIPVYNTAAFVADALDSVLAQTFSDYEVLVVNDGSPDTELLERELEPYSERIRYLRQENAGVSTARNNALAVARGRYVAMLDSDDRWHPEYLASQVAVLDADPSVHVVYPDALRFGGGPEQRYSEQYPVGGEITFGRVLARERQVYGGVTARMDAVVAAGMYDPELRMAEDFELWLRILHRGGRIVYNDRVLAYYRYRPGSHTSSHRPMLENLARVLDKVGRTMELEPGEREVLERQRAWVHSKLALQDGKDAFRAGDIRTAVQKLREARALSTRRNLKVSLVLALLRIVPGPLRGLYLLRERLHAARSQRAATG
- a CDS encoding O-antigen ligase family protein — encoded protein: MWSATPLAIWNFIRKEPASFWFLNLYMFFEYVRPQQIYTSINVLPWAQSLLILAVLTALLEGKLARFPTIISALLGFYTLVLVASSVTAYSTEASFAGYSVYVNWIVVFILITNVVTTERRFFVFMLAFLLYSFKMSQHGARSWMSIGFGFRDWGATGGPGWFHNSGEFGIQMCIFFPLAAGFVIAMWKHWGKWQRLFFLLFPVTAVMSMIASSSRGALVGGALTLAWMVARSRHRFRVLVPAALAVALVVAVTPEEQKERFRSAGEDETSTTRITYWKHGLEIAADHPVLGIGYANWLPYYKSYYNPAGQLPHNIFIEAVAELGYLGLAAFVLLIGATFVVNFKTRKVLRTLPGDHAFLHQMAHGLDGALIGFLGSGFFVTVLYYPFFWINLAMTVALHVCAVNKAREIRAGGGTTASRPVPVPAHGPRTGRGGYYRSGSVA
- a CDS encoding glycosyltransferase, whose amino-acid sequence is MTEPRDARRRTILHLIDMAGPGGAETILFNLATGLPRERWRPVVAVSEAGWLSQALQPEGIDPLMVAPQRAFDLPYLRALLGVVRRHRVELIHAHLLGPSVYGSLAGRLSGVPVVCTFHGQADVAPDESHRAAKFRIIDRRKNRVVFVSESLRRSVLGENRLDPARTRVIHNGIDARTFRPGSDSELRRELGIRPGEVLVGAVGNLRTAKAYPDLLQAAALLRQRSEMYRFVIVGDNRGRMYQDLLALRDRLGLRDSVHFAGFRDDVPRIMNNLDIYAISSHTEGFSLSTVQALACGVPTVATRCGGPEEIVEDGVSGVLVPTRDPAALAGAIHDLAGDPDRRARLARAGRAQVEERFSTEAMVASYQAVYE
- a CDS encoding class I SAM-dependent methyltransferase, which codes for MLARRHAPDDFVRWNRAHGAPFGAQLRAEGLLGRLLPRSVLTRLRGPFSIQPNNNTRAFEYPWAFHAAEPRPGLDVLEIGGGLSGFQFVLSRLGCRVVNVDPGMEATGVGWPCDAASMRRLNGLFGTTVELRNTVLEAAGLADESFDLVFSISVLEHLPEHEIANAVREAFRVLRPGGRLVMTVDLFLNIRPFTTEERNRYGTNVDLRWLLDQAPFELEQGTPAELYGFDEFSAERVLARLDELLVGDYPAAAQCLVLRKP
- a CDS encoding glycosyltransferase family 4 protein is translated as MPGPAEALIPAAGGACRGEDRAHVLFLAKQFPWPTNVGARQRSFHVARGLARTHEVTVAALDDPPPPEAQRAFLAASGCARVLFVPPSTCRGMQPVGAPAPRLVRALRAVRGLVRSPLPDALLYWWSDALVSELAKVRRERHVDVVFASQSWMAEHARAAGFERIVVDVDDLLSVISRQQLRQRGWYPRKPLDVLRAAQERAYERSLPLRFTRVLVAKDEDRRFFPAAVRERVAVLPNGVSVPDAPAPAPERADTLLFVGTLGYPPNVDAVTWFAREVLPLVWEARPDVRFQVAGFGSGAHLAPVLADSRCAVAESPPELAPFYAAAAVVVTPVRTGGGTRIKILEALAHGKALVSTRFGPEGLSLRGGVDLEFADTPRAMADSCLALLGDPVRRRVLGTAGRAHVAERFDWRRIEERLDSLLPLPGP